ACATTCTGTTCGCACAATATTCGCCAAGCCGGGGGACTCGGCCGTCGGCTTTTTCGCGTCCCAAGCACCGCGTTCCGCGCGCTTCTGCTGGGCTCTTCTTGATTTCGGCCCCTGGCACGCACCCTGCATTCGGTGGCCACGGAAGACAGGCTTCCCATCCGCGGAGCAAAGATGTGGTCGCATCAACGAAGTCGTCCCCCTTTCTTTCGGCGGACCGTCATCGCCTTGTCCCTCCTGACCGGCGTGGCCCTCCGAAGCCAGACATCTTCGCTGGACGCCCTGGTCGCTTCGGCCATCGCGCAAAACCCGTCCCTCCGGGCCCAAAGGGCGAGGGTGGCGGCGGCAAGACAGGCGCCTCGGCAAGCCATGGCGCTCCCGGACCCCGCGGTGGACCTCGAAGTGATGAACTTGCGCGTTCGTGGACCCTCCGAATCCGGTTCCGTCACCGATAGCCTCTCCCTGGGCGTGACACAGGGGCTTCCTTTCCCGGGAAAACGAGCCCTCGCCGCCGAGGCCGCGCGGCAGGAGGCGACGGTCGAGGAAGCCCGCCTGAGAAGCATGGAGCGAACGATCCGTCTTGAAGTACTCCGAGCCGGCTACCGGTTCGTCACGACACGCGAGCTGCTGCGCATCAACGCCCGATCCCGGGTCGCCCTGTCGGCCACCGCGGAGGGCGCCCTGGCTCGTTACAGCTCGGGAGGCGGGAGCCAAGCCGATGTCCTCCTCGCCCAAAGCGCGGTCACGCGAGTGGAAACCCAGCGCCAGGAATTGGAGAGCCAGGCGCGGATCTCCCTGGCCAGGCTCTCGAGCTTGATCGCCGCCCCCGTCGAGGCCGACGCGCTCGAGGGAATCGTCCTGGAGGCCCCCGCGCGGCTCCCCCCCCTGGAGGCGTTGCTGGCATCGGCGGACCGGTCGGCGCCGGACCTTCGGACGGCCCTCTCCGAGGCCGCCGCGGCGAAAATCAGGTCCGAATTGGCTCGAAAGAATCGCAAACCCGATTTCATGGTGGGCGTCCGGTACCGCTACAAGGACATGTCCATGGGCGGCGGCGATTACCTTACGGCCATGGTGGGAATGACTCTCCCCTTTTTTCACAGGAGAGACCGCTACGAGCCGGCTCTGGAAGAGGCTCTCCAGCGGCAGCTGGCCGCCGAAGAGGAGGTGGCCGAGACGAAGAACTCGATTCGGTTTCAGGTTGCGGAGGCCTACCAGAGCGCCACGAAGGACGCCCGAGTTTTCTACCTGTACGACCAGGGCCTCCTCTTGCAGGCCCGTCAAGCCTACGAGGCGAGCCTGGCGGCCTACGCGACGGGCCGTGTGGATTTCGGCGACCTCTTGATGGCGCTCACGAACCTCTTTTCGTATGAGGCCGATGCCGCCGTGGCGCGCGGCGAGTACCACCAGAGGGCGGCGGAGTTGGAAGCGTTCCTGGACCGCCCCCTCTTGGAGATGGAGGCCCTCGCCCCGGATGCACAGGGAGGGACTCCATGAACCGTTCCGGGTTTCCGCGACGCATTCTCCCGCCGCGGTCATTCCGCGCCTCCAGTCTCACTCCCGCCCTGGCCTTGCGGCCCTCCGCCTCCGGACGCGCGACGCACGGGCGCCGCGGAGCGAACCCCGCCGGTCGGAGACCCGCCACGGCTTGTCCAACGCGCTTCCCCGTCACGGCAGGCCATTCCGTCCAGGGCCCGGAGCGCGGCTGGTTCTTCGAGGCGGGGTCCAAGGAAGAAGCCGCTTACACTTCGGCGGAGACCGTATCGAGATACGCCCAAGATCGCG
Above is a window of Acidobacteriota bacterium DNA encoding:
- a CDS encoding TolC family protein, which codes for MWSHQRSRPPFFRRTVIALSLLTGVALRSQTSSLDALVASAIAQNPSLRAQRARVAAARQAPRQAMALPDPAVDLEVMNLRVRGPSESGSVTDSLSLGVTQGLPFPGKRALAAEAARQEATVEEARLRSMERTIRLEVLRAGYRFVTTRELLRINARSRVALSATAEGALARYSSGGGSQADVLLAQSAVTRVETQRQELESQARISLARLSSLIAAPVEADALEGIVLEAPARLPPLEALLASADRSAPDLRTALSEAAAAKIRSELARKNRKPDFMVGVRYRYKDMSMGGGDYLTAMVGMTLPFFHRRDRYEPALEEALQRQLAAEEEVAETKNSIRFQVAEAYQSATKDARVFYLYDQGLLLQARQAYEASLAAYATGRVDFGDLLMALTNLFSYEADAAVARGEYHQRAAELEAFLDRPLLEMEALAPDAQGGTP